CAGGTTGGTCAGTGCCCTCCTCCGCCTTGCCATCTCGGGCTCTGGCATGCAGCACTCCCCCTCCCCCGCCTTTCCCTTTCCGCGCCCACCGCCGTTGCCGCAAATATCAACCCAGAATCCGTTGCTAGCCACACCGTCGCCGGCAGGGCCGAGTATAGTTCTGTTCTAGCTTCGCGCGACGGTGTCCCTGGTCAAATGttcgcggccatggcgcggagcAGGTCACCACGTGACACGGGGAGGGGGAAGCCGCCTCCTGCGGAGCTGCAGCTGGCGGAGGGCGCGGTTGGCACAACTAGGAGCCAGAGAATCGGCCGAGTAGGGACGCGCTTTCGTGTTTGGAGACAAGGAGATAGAATTCTAGCCGCAGCCCGCGGCCCGTGGCCCGCCATCGTTGGCCGCCGTCGGCCTGCTGAGCAGCCCAGGCTTTGCCTTCCGTCGGTCCAGGTCCAGCCGATTTCCCACGTCCTACTTGGCCGGCCCAGCTTAGCAGGTTCCTGACACACTTCCTGTAAAAACACCTGCAAAACAGTGTGATCGCATTCCTAAACCTTGGGCAACCAAGAGGGTCGAGTACACAAATACCCCAAGCGGTTGCAAATACCGTTCCATTCACCATGTTCTGACAGAACAATTGATCTGGTCCTGGGTGTCACGGCTACACCCGATCTGTAGCTGTCGATGCAGTTGCCATCTGACATATCCATAAGACCGGTGATGGGTGCGCGACGCTACAGGTCCATTCACGACGTTGCTCGCGCCCAGGGGAAACGCCTATCTCGTGCAGGCCAGGGCCAGGCGGCCAGCCCGCTCCGGGACCGCAACACACCATCAGGTCCCGGTCCGGCAACCTGCTGCCGTCCGTCCGGTGGATAGTGAGGGCCCGGCAAGATCTTCCGTCAGGCCATTATCGCGGAAATATTTCCCGAGATCCGCCGAAGCAAAGCAGTGGACCTGCGACCTGCGCGAGACAGTGCCTGCTGAAATCCGAAGCAAATCTCGTAAATCTTGACGGGACAGCACAAGTGTCAAATCGATTGTGGATTACGACTTTGCTTAAACGGAACGGAACGGGTGCCAACTTCTTCTGATATTCAATTCCAATTCCCTGAAGAACCTGCAATGCTCCTCGCTGATGTTGCGTCTCAGATCCAGGACGTCTGAACGGTAAAGTGGCACGACCGCTGAGCTTAGAGCAGGACGTTGCTCATCCTCCTCCGATCCTAAACAGTTCAGAACGGGTCGTAGAGATACTGGCAGGCAGCTGCACTCTTCTAAACGGATAAATTTCAGGCCACAGATGCGTGTGCGGACGCGCGTTGCGGAGATTTTTTCACACGCGCAACGCAACCCACGGACGGGGAGACGCGCTGCACTCTCTCCTTGTGCTGGCTTGGAACTACCGCTGCAACTGCAAGCGACGCTTGCTGGAGCGCTGCGGGCCTGGACCACGGGCGGAGGCGTTGATGCGGAACACCCACGCCGCGAGACGCGAGGCCGTCGCAGCAACGCACCGCGATCCGGTGAGGATGGAGACCCGTCGACCCCGACCTCGCCGGGCGCGACCTGGACGGGCCGCGGCCGAGCTAGGAAAGCCGAGACGGACGGTGGCGTCGacgcccgccgcggccggcgcggcgcttcAATTCATTCTTATCCGCTGTAGCGTGGACGCGATGGCCATGCAGCGGCTTCTGCCTTCGCGGGGACATCGCGGTGTGCCGGGGGGTGGGTGTGAAAACGATGGATCGTCTGGAGAAGCTACTGGTACTGGTACGAAGCGGGCCTGCTGCTAGAGTGCTAGGCTGCGTACCGTATCGCTCACTGATGCGCGGGGACCCCATTTCTtcgattcccccccccccccccccccccctgcttTTCCGTTGCGAGAATGACAGGCAACGATCGGCCGGAGCACGCCCATCGAGCCACTGTTGGCCGCCGCTGCTGTGCGCGGCTCGGCGTTTCGGAATTGGACCCGAGACGCAAGCGGACAGGCGAGCCCGTCCGTGGCTGGATCGGCGATGATGGCCGCGCCCTGTTGCTTCTTCAGAACAGGATCGTACTCGTACGGCGGGATGGGGGGCCGCCTTTGATTCGATTCCCTCCGGAGGCAGCAGACACGGAGAGGGAGGGACGGCCAGCGGCGGCCCAGCCGTCATACGACGAGGGCACGTCGAAAGCTGGTTGGGCCCATCGAGTACGATAATGAGCGTGACCCAGCGGGGCCGGGGGTTTGATGTGTCATTATTCCCCCTACTACACGCCTATTATTGTGAGCTCCGAGTTCGGTTTTGGTTCCATTCAGCGTGTGTTTTTGAACGCTGAACGGCCCCGGCGCTCTTTTCACTTTCCTTGTCCTAAACTCCTAGCATTACTTTATCATTCTTGTTCGCTCTTTTCACTTTCCTTGTCCTAAACTCCTAGCATTACTTTATCATTCTTGTTGGCTTGTGTTAACTTGCAAGCAAAACTAGGTTAGATTCGCATCACAGGCACAGCAGTACAAAATGCCAGTGCAGGAGTATGTGGTTTAAGGCTTTAAGCTGCCAATAGTGCGCTCCTAATCAGGAACCGCCGCGGCTCAACGAACGGAGTGGGAGTGTGTATCTATCCCCTGGCCGAGGCTACCAACACCTGTCAGGGCTCTGCTTTCAGAGCGAGACCCCATAATTTCCTCTTCCTTTCGGCAGATTATGCTACCAGTACGAATCATGGGGTGCAGTTGCACGCTCTACCAATCTGCCTGGGCGGGCGTTTGGTCGCCGCCGGGGACCTGAGCGGTAGCGCGCTAGGCGGCTGGCAGGCCGCTTGCGTACGCATCAGTCTTCTCCTTCCCGTTTCGGCGGAAGATTGGAGGTGCTGGTGGTTCTCGGATTTGAAACTTCCTCTGCCGCGCACGTACCTGGGGCACCTGGCAGGCCGGACGGGGGGCGTTGGCAgcctggcgctggcggcggccgagaCGCACTCGCCCCTTCGCGTCAGGGGTGTGGCGAAACGGATGATTGGATTGGACTCTGGCGGAAAGGAACACTGGAACATACGACTTGGTCGTGTTTATTTCAAgcgcaaaaattttttgcgttgaaatcttactaatttgaagtattaaatgaagtctatttataattttttttgcacagatgaattgtaaatcgcgagacgaatctaatgatgctaattaattcataattaatcaataaatagtgaataattactgtagcattactgttgtaaatcatgaattaagtcgGCAGATTTGCTTGCGTCCCAGGCTGTCTTGATTCGCGTTTGGCCCTACTGCTTGTAATCCTCTACTGTTGCTGCTTGGTAGCCCCGAGCTGCGAGCTGAGCTTCTCCGCATCAGAGAGAGACCGCTAGCCATTTTTTCTGCTCGAGAACACCTGGGTTGCATAAATTCCTGTCCCTGAATCCGTGTCACACATGATGGAAGCGCCGTGGCAGCAGCTCCAGATCCGCAGCTCTTGTGCTTTCGCGTCGAAGCAAAAGAATTCCGGGTACAGGTGAAAACGCATCGCGTGCTTGGTCCAAATAGCGTCCTTTTCAAAAAGGGAGGAGGGAAAGGGAACGGAGCCGTCCACGCAGGTACtggttgaagaagaagaagaagaagagaacctGAGCGGCTGAAGCAGAGCGGAAATGAAGGAGGAAAGGGGCCCAGATCTTGGATCGGAACGCCGCCTAGCTCAACAAAATTAATCCGCGGAAAGATTCACAACTCCACAAACTTGGAAGACGGAATCTACCTATGCACAAGAGGAATCTAATCTCCTAGCCATTTTTTGGGGGGTGGTcgctttactttttttttttttttgaaaagatcgCTTTACTCATTTTGCCTATGTACAATTCGAGCCAAGGGCGCCCCTCCGCTTCTGCTGTGCCTCCGCTGCTGCAGCTGCGCTTCTCCCTTGTTCCTCccgcggaaggcggcggcgaccgatTCAGCCGGTCCGCGGCCGCGCATTCCGCAGGGCCGGTCGCTTCCGGGCGGGCGCGGAGAGTTCACTGGTAGCCGCCGAGGCCGCTGAGCAGCAGCTCGTGCGGCCGCAGCAGCGTCGGGGAGGGCACCGGCGTGAGCGGCGCGCCGAAGTAGGACAGGTCGAAGTCGGAGGCGTcgggcacgccggcggcggcggcccagagCGCGCCGGCCATCTCGTCGGGGATGAGCGGCGCGCGGCAGAGCGGGCAGGTGCGCTGGTCGTGCTCCATCCAGCGGTCGAGGCATCCCCGGTGGAAGGCGTGGCGGCAGTTGCTGAGCCGGCgcacctcgtcgccgccgccgatgccgctGAGGCAGACCGCGCAGTCGCCGCCGACGCAGGCCGCCAGCTCGTCGAAGCGCACCGCGGGGAGCACCTCCTCGATGACCATCGCCGGCACCGCGCGGAACTCCGGCCGGCGGTGCTGCAGCACCAGCGCCTGCGCCGGCGCGCCGTGGTCCCGCCCCAGCTGCGgcccgcgggcgccgccgtggtggtGGTCCTGCAGCAGCGCCTGGTGGTCGTCCCCGAGATCCAGCAGGTCGCCGAGGCCCACAGCGTGGAACGCCGAGAGGAGGAAGCGCCGGATGTAccccagcaggaggaggaggtggagcagcTGCTTCGGGAGGACCAGCTCCGAGTAGCCCACCGGGAAGCCCATGCCGCGGCCGGGACGGGGTCGCTCGTCCGGATTTGCTGGCGTGTCTGTCTCCCGGCtctcggtggtggtggtggaaggGGGGAAGGTGGGGGCAAGCAAGCCTCGAGGCGATGTGCCCGCTCCGCTTCAGAGATTTGCCGATATGGCGCGGTGGCGATGCGGGGACGGGGAGAGGCAGGGGAGGCGGGCGCGCGGTTGCTATATAAAGCGCGGGGCGGAGAGGGGAGGTGACGCGGAAAGGTTGGAGGAGGGGCCCGTGGGGCCGCGTCGCGCAGCGCCGTGGGATCGCGTCGTGCGGTGGGCTCCTCCCCACCTGGATgccgtccgccgcgccgcgcctccctcaTGTGAGCCGAGgctgccgagccgagccgagccgagccgagccgagcccccGACCGACGCGCCGGCCCCCACGGCCCCACCGCAACGGCGTTGAGCCGGGTGCCGGTGCCACCGCGGCGCGTGGCGCGCCCGGTGGTCCGCCCGCCCGCTTCCGCCGTACCCACACACACGGCCTGCCGCCCTGCCGGGTCGGGGCAGCGCACGGTTCGCTACAGACGGGGGCACACAACACAAGCGCCAGTTGCCTTTCGTGTACGGGTGCGCGCACCTCCTCCGCACACGTACCCGCGGCCGTTCTCGTTGACGTGAAAATACGCAGCGCCCGCGGTCCGCTGTACGCGAGCTGTAACGGTCCATTACTGCCTGTCTGCCTACCAGGCCGGAAGGGGTCAAAAATTCTCAGCAGCCTATGCGTTCAGGCCAGCGACGCCGTGTCCGTCTTCTGTATTTGTGTGGAGCGAGCTGATCGCCTGATCTCCGATCCAGCTATTCAAAAATTAGCCTGctcttcttttcaaaaaaaaaattagcctGCTCCGTGGACTGGGAGCTCTCTTTCTCGTTCTTCCTCACTACTGATCCCTTCCTTTTGGACCGACGACGAGGGGGACTGGGTGGGGGAGCTCACTAGTCACAAGTTGGCCTGGCCgcataggaaaaaaaaaagagagagagaggggatggCCGCACGAAGGTTTTGGATTCTTTTGCTTTTCGACCATGAGACGAAAGGGACCGTAAGGGTTGCTCCAACGGAGCCTGTAAAGCGCCCCCACCCCACGTAAGGGAGTTTTGGGAAGAAATCCGATCCAACGGTTTCCTCCAAAGTTCTCTCTATAtatggggggagttgaaactctcCCCATGTATAGggtgagttccaactcctcctatatatctaatcacaccgtttctttGCGATATTAATCATGTTTGAGTCtcgtaacatgatgataatgtgtattatgacagtacaaatactgtatgatttttttgaaaattcaaaaacgataaataaatagttagttaatgagtgatcgtatatagagggaatagatatgggggaatgattggagagaaggagttatagaggaggaattttttgaaagaaaatattaaaatatagtaaataatacttttggggggagttggatgtggggaatggttggagatagcgTAAGGGAGGAGGACAAAGGAGGCAACTTGCTCGCtgggtggctcgggtcgagcGCTTTGTCTCGTCGCGGGGaagggccttgtttggttgtgTAGCGCTAATGAATAGTAACAACTTTGATCACTAaatacggtgtcaaacaaagtcagtttacaaaaccaacttcagaacccccgcgctagtgaccctgaagaatctaacgaggcctatgaccgcgcgattagagaatgattaccgtagcatcactgtagcaaattatcgaTTAaataccgtcattagattcgccgcgaaaagttatacccgtccctaaaaagattttgcaaatagactttatttagtgcttcatgcataCGAGATTTTTTTTCGGAATGCGTGCGCGCTAGAATTCTAGCGCAGCCAAACAAGGCCTAGGAAACGGAGCTCGCGTGCGCTGCTGGTGCGGTGgcctgatgctgctgctgctgccccgcTTGCCGCCGTCTGCTCCGCTGCTCATCATGCCGCGGGTTTACCATTTCGTTTGGCCGGGTCCGCTGCGCCTGATATTTTACGACGCCAGTTTTTTCAGGTCACTTCGCCTTGCATCACGCTCAATCCTCTGCGTACGTGCGGCCGTGCGGGTTGGTTCTTAAAAAATTTATGCATTCCAGGTCAAAAAGGCCGGCACGTCGGTTTCTGCTTTGCGTTCTCGGTCTGGAATTCCTTCCAACTCATTTCACCCACCCGATCTCTCTCTCCTGAAAAGAATCACTATAGTAGCAGAagacatttcaaaaaaaaaaagtagtacAAGACAAGGTCGCCAATGTCGCTGTCTCTGCTTAGCACCAACGGATTGGTGAAGGAAGCGTCCTTGTttagattaaaaaaaattaaccaaaaatatcacatcgaatgtttggacacatgcatggagtattaaatatatatataaaaaactaattgcacagttcgcgtgcgagacgaatttttgagCCTAATTGCGTCATAATTTGATAATGCTGTGCTACAATAAATAATTGCTaataatggattaattaggcttaatgaTTTTGTCTCGCAGTTTACATATGGAATCTGCAATTTGTTTTGTTATTAGTCTGCATTTAATACTTCGAATGTGTGTATGTATACTTCAAAAAAATTATGCCAAAAGAACTAAATACACCATAAATTATCTAGCCATAGAAACCAAGGTTTTTTTTGTTGGTGGGGGGTGGGGTTACCAGTACCACTGCAGCAACTCCGGCTGGCGGGTTAGCTTACACGGGCACCTGAGGTCATGACAGGTAGTTAACCTCATCGTCAGCTGCGTTTTTTCTACAAAGCTGGAGTAGCACATTAATTACTTACTATATAACTAAATAACTAATCTAATCAAAGCACTTATGCATGGATTACGGACAAGGGCCCTACCCAAAGTGCTCGTGCGGTCCAACTCCAACCACCTGCAGACTGCAGTGCGGACGCGCTAATCCAAAGTGATGTGATGTGAAGCTCGGTTAATGTTTCTTTAATCCCGGCCCGTCggtgcaattttttttccacACAACTATCGCAAAAGCGCCAGTCGGTTGCGCATAGTTAATTGCCACTCTCAGTACTGGCCAACAGTGTTGCAAGGTCTAAAGGCGATCAAGATAAACAGGTGAATAGTTCGTTCGAAATGGTCAGAGAGACTGGCTAGATCCTTTCAGATAGGAGTACCACTAAACAATTGGCGGGGGTAGCGTGTCCTAGCGATCACTCAATACTAACCCCCGTTCAAAAGGCAGGCCGGCCATCTTTATCGCCACCTCGACTGGCCTTAAAGAAGGAAAGGAATCGCGCGCCCCTGATGTAACTGGCTGGATCTTGAGAAGATTTGCCTCGGCCGCAGCTCGTGTGCGTGTGCCCATACAATACTAGTAATCTTCAAGTTCTTGAGGGCGCGCTTTTAGTGTGAGCTGACAGCCTTCGATCTTGGCACTTGATTGCTCGATGGGTGAGTGATCAGGACAGCTAATTCCGTTAGGCACCGTGTTTAATTAGTCCAGCCTTAGGTTTGGCGCGAAAGCTGGGTCATAATAACGTGTGCTACTAGCATATTGCATTAGTCGTCAGTGGTCAGTGAGCACAGCGGCCAGGTCGCGGTCAAGCATCATCAGCACACTGTACTTCCCTTTTGGTTAGGGAAGGAAAATGAGAAAAGGTCCGGCAGCACATCATTAATCCAGAGTAAAAGAAATGCGTGgcatgaaaaatttgcagtagTAGAAAGTACTAGGCAGGACCCGGGCCCCGGGAGGGTTCGAATTTCGGGTGCCATGCACGGACCGAAACCGAAAGAGACGTCCTCGGCCGGTCTCTTCGCAGTCAGCCAGTCCGACTTGGACTTTCAAAGTTCGCAACTGCTTTCTAGCTACCGTGTACTCTCTTTCAGAGAGCGAGAATATGAGCTGGTAGAGAGTAGCTGCAAGCTGCGTGCAGAGCTGGCGGCTGAACGGAAAACGGATTAAAACAACTGGCGACCACCAGTGAGATGTAGTGATATACTATCATGAAATTTTTCCTAAATATCCAACAATTTTCAGTAATGGATGaaaaagggaagaagaagagaagggagaagaagaaaaagagatgaacgaggaggaggaagaagaagaaataaaacCTTCTAATAAGTTGAGCTTTGGATCTGCCCTGGGCCGGCAGCCGAGAGGAGGCAGGTGATCCGAGAAACAGTTGCACGCAGCACGTACGCCTTTCCACGTAGGAGTAGGGCTTGCAGccaaagaaagagaaagagggTTCCCTCTTATCCCGGCCGGGGGGCTCAGCTGCTAAGCTGTATCATTGATTCATTGGGCCAGCCGGAGCCGATTGTACTTTAAAACGCTAGGACGCCGTGGAGCTAGCTTAGCGTGCCCTGGATATGCATCGACGCTTGATCGAGAAACCATGGTCCAGCCGCCGGCTCTGACCCGTACGTGCGCTGCTGACCTGCTGTGTTCACTGTCAGTACTAGGACTAGTATCTGTTTAGTCCACAGGCCCTGGAAAGAGACAGCTTTATAGCCGGTGATGGATTGAATCGGATGCATAATCGCTCTGCGTATTCTTCAGTGGGTGCGGGCTCACGGTCTTAGGCTGTGTTCAGTTCACACCaactttccaaactttccatcacatctccatcacatcgaaacattaaatatagcaaatgactcatgcatgaaatactaaatgtaggtaaataaaaaaattaattgcatagttttgatgtacgttgcgagacgaatctttcgagcctagttaggtcatggtaaccacaaacaaacgaaagtgatacagtgtgctacagtatttTTCCCCAGCGCTACAGTGTTTTTCAgggcaactaaacacagccttagtTTAGATTCAAAGCGCAAGCGCTCTCATTCGGATCACGGGCTGTGTGCTTCCTCTCCCAGCTGTGTCCGCGTCACCCAGACAAGACGCTAGACGCCGGTAGAGTGGCGCAGTAGTAGGGACGAGGCGAAATCTAACTTGCCAACAAATAAATGAAATAAATCTCATGAAAGCGAAAGATGTTTTATTGTGTAGCTCGCCGGGCGAACATGATCCGGGACACGAAATCGTCCTCTCGCTGTCTGGGATGGGGATGCGTTGCGATGTGCAGGCACCAGGGctataaaaaaaagtttggtctCGTGGAAGTGGGGATCCGAGATTGAGTGGGTGCATGCATCGATCACCACCACCTGAGATCAAAACGAGAAAATGATGCACGAGGTCCACGATGCACCATCGATATGATCTGTGTTTCTAGTTAGGGCGATTATGTGGTCTCAAATCTGAAATAGTCATCCAAGAAATGCACAGCGCTGCCTGCTAGcatcagctagctagctagatagCTAGGGCCATCTTTGGCTTTGGCTGTAGATGTATCACCAGCTTTGGCTGTAGATGTATCACCAGCTTTGGCTTTGGAACGAGAAAGAGACCGGTCATTTGGCCATTTTGGGGCCCGTCCGAATTGTCAGCTAGTCCTAACTGCACGCTGCAAAGTAGATtaaaagcaaagcaaatagtAATCCACTGTTTGGTCTCGTGATGTGTTCTGTTCAGCCGTGAATGCGCTGTCGTCCATCCTGCTCATGGTTAGCTAGGGTTCACGCTGAAAGGACGATCGAGTAATTTTCAGCTAGAAGCTGGGACCTTTATAAGTTTGGTACGTACATGATGGGACTCGCTAGTTTGCGGGCAACCGTAAAAAGTTGGATCGCACGGTCGATTCTCCGACCATCATTTTCTTTCCATATTTGGAAAACATACCGATTCCTCCCACCACCCGCCCTGGCGGGAATATTAAGATTCACCTTTTGTTTAAGCGGCTGGAGTGGCcagaaaatttgaaattcccCTTTTCTTTTAGCAGCTGCGAGCGGCCAGCCCGTCAAATAGAATTTCTGTTTCCTTTTAGCAATATGAAATTTTCTTTTATGAAGCTAAACTTTTTCGGGACCATGGGAAAATGGGTATTGATTTGGGTAGGGGGTGTAACATAAAAGTTAGTTTCAatcagaaaaaaatattaaaacaagatatttttatttatacGTCCAAAAAATAAGctgatggtaaaaaaaatagtacatGAAACAAAAGACCATTCATTCATGTAACCTCTCTGTGTGAGACCAAAAATAAATACAGTCATCAACAAAGCACGATGttttttgagagaaaaaaatataaaatataacaTCTTCTTCCAATGTTAGCTGATGACAAAATCACTTTTTGCTGTACCTGTGAGTGACAGGATATATAAAATTTGTCATGAAATAAAAAGGAATGGataaaaaatgaagaaaaagtagCATAATTTTTTAGGGAAAAGTTtgtttttcaaccctgaactatcacgatagtccgattttggccattgaactacgaaaccggacatccta
This sequence is a window from Panicum virgatum strain AP13 chromosome 7K, P.virgatum_v5, whole genome shotgun sequence. Protein-coding genes within it:
- the LOC120641538 gene encoding brassinosteroid-responsive RING protein 1-like, with protein sequence MGFPVGYSELVLPKQLLHLLLLLGYIRRFLLSAFHAVGLGDLLDLGDDHQALLQDHHHGGARGPQLGRDHGAPAQALVLQHRRPEFRAVPAMVIEEVLPAVRFDELAACVGGDCAVCLSGIGGGDEVRRLSNCRHAFHRGCLDRWMEHDQRTCPLCRAPLIPDEMAGALWAAAAGVPDASDFDLSYFGAPLTPVPSPTLLRPHELLLSGLGGYQ